From the genome of Thermodesulfobacteriota bacterium, one region includes:
- a CDS encoding sigma-54 dependent transcriptional regulator, with translation MKRRILIVDDEEIFLVQLKMALKGMGLEISTARNGADALNKLEERNFNIVVTDLKMPGMDGLQLLENIRKSYPHIYVVIVTAYGEIPQVVQAMKLGAYDFIQKPFDINLLELSLKKILQTHALMEENVSLRREVEERYDFHQIVGKNHRMKRVYELITLAAESDTTTLIRGETGTGKELVAKAIHYHSTRKKKPLITVNCAAIPETLLESELFGHEKGAFTGAHNQKIGSFELAHQGTLFLDEIGDCPLSIQGKLLRFLQEKEIRRVGGNRIIKVDARVISATNQNLEECVKQGKFREDLYYRINVLYINLPPLRERLDDIPLLVSHFLEKYGDPRSGGIKNVSPEALNLLFQYHWPGNIRELENTIEKSVLIEKGPTIQRFDYSPIFEVNSFSRQANSPLPLDTSMPFREMKKGLIYAWENEYLKAVLSKNRGNITLAAKQAGLNYKTFYEKLVRYGLDRKEFL, from the coding sequence ATGAAAAGACGTATACTGATTGTTGATGACGAGGAGATATTTCTGGTTCAGCTAAAGATGGCATTGAAAGGGATGGGGCTGGAAATCTCCACTGCCAGAAACGGGGCAGATGCCCTGAATAAACTGGAGGAAAGGAATTTCAATATTGTTGTGACCGACCTGAAGATGCCGGGTATGGACGGGCTTCAGCTTCTGGAGAATATAAGAAAATCCTATCCCCACATATACGTGGTTATCGTTACCGCTTACGGAGAGATACCACAGGTGGTTCAGGCTATGAAGCTGGGAGCCTATGACTTCATCCAGAAACCCTTTGATATAAATCTTCTGGAACTCTCCCTGAAAAAGATACTCCAGACCCATGCCTTGATGGAGGAAAATGTCTCCTTGAGGAGAGAGGTCGAGGAAAGATACGATTTTCATCAAATAGTGGGGAAGAACCACAGGATGAAGAGGGTGTATGAGCTTATCACCCTGGCTGCGGAGAGTGACACCACAACCCTGATCAGGGGGGAAACAGGAACGGGAAAGGAACTGGTGGCAAAGGCTATCCATTACCATAGCACCCGAAAAAAGAAACCTCTGATCACGGTAAACTGTGCTGCTATCCCTGAAACCCTGCTGGAATCTGAGCTTTTTGGACATGAAAAGGGTGCCTTTACAGGTGCCCACAACCAGAAGATTGGCAGTTTTGAGTTGGCACACCAGGGAACCCTGTTCCTGGACGAGATAGGCGATTGCCCCCTTTCCATCCAGGGAAAGCTGCTGCGATTTCTTCAGGAGAAGGAGATACGTCGGGTAGGGGGAAACAGGATTATAAAAGTCGATGCCAGAGTTATATCAGCGACAAATCAAAATCTGGAAGAATGTGTAAAACAGGGAAAATTTCGAGAAGACCTTTACTACAGGATCAATGTCTTATATATTAATCTTCCCCCTCTGAGAGAGAGACTGGACGATATTCCCCTTTTAGTTTCCCATTTTTTGGAAAAATACGGAGATCCTCGAAGCGGAGGGATAAAAAACGTTTCTCCTGAGGCATTAAATTTATTATTCCAGTACCACTGGCCAGGGAATATAAGGGAGCTGGAAAATACTATAGAAAAGTCTGTATTGATAGAAAAAGGGCCAACAATTCAAAGGTTTGATTATTCGCCTATATTCGAGGTAAACTCCTTCTCCAGGCAAGCCAACTCACCTTTGCCCCTCGATACCAGCATGCCCTTCAGGGAAATGAAAAAAGGGCTTATTTATGCATGGGAAAATGAATACCTGAAGGCAGTGCTCTCCAAAAACAGAGGAAATATTACACTGGCAGCCAAGCAGGCAGGATTGAATTATAAGACCTTCTATGAGAAGTTGGTCAGGTATGGTCTTGACAGGAAAGAGTTCCTCTAA
- a CDS encoding response regulator, which produces MEKMSENVNLLIVDDQEELCEVLKDVFQDIGYQVDAVQRGKEAVAKAEHTFFHVVLIDIILPDISGIEVLKKVKEISPQTEGIIITGNASLKNSIDALSIGAFSYLIKPLDLDEVRAVIRNALEKQRIAMENLLLKRFNENIVSYSPSGLLVMDKEFNIMLANRSCCEIFQIARGDASGKPLKDVLPIERLEEKLYRVQRSHEPLYGLELRYHCPGDGIKVLNASISEIPLSRVTGEETGILLVIQDLTEQNRLEKELFQSQKMAALGETAARVAHEIRNPLQQVLTGVQCFQKHSTIDEEERIALEGIVDGVGSINRIITDLLDYARPVELTCNKVDIHDVLDGVLFQVEEAFRKSNIQVNKRYDKKLQRIWADGFKIKHAFQNIVKNAMEAMPHGGNLTITTCIREEEGSRKTADVLEVKFADTGCGISEEEVERIFQPFYTTKDKGIGLGLAITRNMINLHKGEILVESKVGEGTQMVVRLSIK; this is translated from the coding sequence ATGGAGAAGATGTCTGAAAATGTAAACCTCCTGATAGTTGATGACCAGGAAGAACTCTGCGAAGTCTTGAAGGATGTATTTCAGGATATAGGGTATCAGGTAGATGCCGTCCAGAGAGGTAAAGAAGCTGTAGCTAAGGCAGAGCATACTTTCTTCCATGTCGTCCTCATAGATATAATACTCCCTGATATAAGCGGGATAGAGGTTCTGAAAAAGGTTAAGGAGATTTCTCCTCAAACCGAGGGCATCATTATCACCGGCAATGCCTCCCTCAAGAATTCAATAGATGCCCTTAGTATAGGGGCGTTCTCCTACCTCATAAAGCCCCTGGATCTGGATGAGGTGAGAGCAGTAATCCGAAATGCCCTGGAAAAACAGCGTATAGCTATGGAAAACCTGCTGTTAAAAAGATTCAATGAGAATATAGTATCTTACAGTCCCTCTGGACTTCTGGTAATGGATAAAGAGTTTAACATAATGCTGGCAAATAGGAGCTGTTGTGAAATCTTCCAGATCGCAAGAGGGGATGCCAGTGGTAAGCCCTTAAAAGATGTTTTGCCCATAGAGAGGTTAGAGGAGAAATTATACAGGGTCCAGAGGAGCCATGAACCGTTGTACGGGCTGGAATTAAGATACCATTGCCCCGGAGACGGGATAAAGGTCTTGAACGCGAGCATCTCAGAGATACCTTTATCCAGGGTAACAGGGGAGGAGACAGGTATCCTTCTGGTGATTCAGGATTTAACAGAGCAGAACCGGTTGGAGAAGGAGCTTTTTCAGTCTCAAAAGATGGCTGCCCTGGGGGAAACCGCAGCCCGGGTAGCCCATGAAATCAGGAATCCTTTACAGCAGGTCCTCACAGGGGTTCAGTGTTTCCAGAAACATTCTACTATTGATGAAGAAGAAAGGATTGCACTCGAAGGAATCGTGGATGGAGTGGGTTCTATCAACAGGATTATAACCGATCTCCTGGACTATGCCAGGCCGGTAGAGCTTACCTGCAATAAGGTAGATATCCATGATGTCCTCGATGGTGTCCTGTTTCAGGTCGAGGAGGCGTTCAGGAAGTCAAATATTCAGGTCAACAAGCGTTATGATAAGAAACTTCAAAGGATCTGGGCGGATGGCTTCAAGATCAAACATGCCTTCCAGAATATTGTAAAAAATGCCATGGAGGCCATGCCACATGGGGGTAATCTCACTATCACCACCTGCATCAGGGAGGAAGAGGGGAGCAGGAAAACTGCCGATGTCCTGGAGGTGAAGTTTGCCGATACCGGCTGCGGAATCTCTGAAGAAGAAGTCGAGAGGATATTTCAACCCTTCTATACCACCAAGGATAAAGGGATTGGGCTGGGTCTGGCTATTACCAGGAACATGATTAACCTCCATAAGGGGGAGATACTGGTGGAAAGCAAGGTAGGTGAAGGTACCCAGATGGTTGTCAGGTTGTCGATCAAATGA
- a CDS encoding response regulator has protein sequence MVEKTRLLIVDDNVDFAYNLADVLELKGYKAYVCPDGHRAIDTVKKERFDLILMDIKMPGMDGVETYKRIKEVSSGTVTIMMTAYAVEDLVGEALASGAYDVFYKPLDISRLLIAIEESLKEEKGRLILIVDDDKGILHNLRDILQTKGHTVFIADSGQRAIELARDKQFCIVFIDVKMPLLNGLEIYKAIKGINPLACAVMMTGYRQEVKALVEEALDSSAYTCLYKPLNMDEVLNVVDEICRGNRKGIKV, from the coding sequence ATGGTAGAAAAGACCAGACTCTTGATCGTTGATGATAACGTGGACTTTGCCTACAACCTGGCTGATGTGTTAGAACTCAAGGGCTACAAGGCATATGTCTGTCCGGATGGACATAGAGCTATTGACACAGTGAAGAAGGAGAGGTTTGACCTCATTCTTATGGATATAAAAATGCCGGGAATGGACGGGGTAGAAACCTACAAACGGATAAAAGAGGTCAGCTCCGGGACAGTAACCATTATGATGACTGCCTATGCTGTGGAAGACCTGGTAGGGGAGGCGCTGGCTTCCGGGGCTTATGACGTCTTTTATAAGCCTTTGGATATCAGCAGGCTATTGATCGCTATCGAAGAATCTCTCAAGGAGGAGAAAGGACGGTTAATCCTGATAGTCGATGATGATAAGGGTATCCTCCATAACCTGAGAGACATCCTCCAGACCAAGGGACATACTGTGTTTATCGCAGATTCCGGGCAAAGAGCCATCGAGTTAGCCAGGGATAAACAGTTTTGCATTGTATTCATTGATGTGAAGATGCCGTTACTCAATGGACTGGAGATCTATAAGGCTATTAAGGGGATTAACCCCCTGGCCTGTGCGGTGATGATGACGGGTTACCGACAGGAAGTAAAGGCACTGGTGGAAGAGGCACTGGACAGCAGTGCCTATACCTGCCTTTATAAACCCCTGAACATGGATGAGGTATTAAATGTAGTGGATGAGATATGCAGGGGTAACAGGAAGGGGATCAAAGTATGA
- a CDS encoding ATP-binding protein yields the protein MKISKRLSLGLSLFVLLFVGIVGGTHIVYLHRTDQWLEVHQRLDEIEINFLDARREEKNWLLFGEDRFSPGKETSMERFRDAIARIKEAGKGEGRLISALDDHIAVFEKIVATGRPSQEQMIELRKKARKVHAIMEEFRAETDRLISSSHRKDFMITIAVFIAGIITLIFLGRRLSAGIVTPISHLKDFAGAVAQGNLDYEVKMSSPDEIGDLAASLDDMRKKLKANREELIKTERLATIGQLAAHVGYELRNPLSVIKSSVYYLNMKLRDPEEKVIEHLQRIERQISLSDKIISDLLDFSRMRTPVLVEVLVSDIIDDVLSNIAVPEGIEIVKDMKSTLPAIKADKDQLRLVFINMVTNAVEAMSGGGRLHIKTGEKDGFQEIEFKDTGCGVSREDKSNIFAPLFSSKPAGIGLGLTLCKSLVEGHGGTIEVESEVGKGTAFSIRLPIG from the coding sequence ATGAAGATCAGCAAAAGGTTAAGTCTTGGACTTTCCCTATTCGTCCTGCTTTTTGTAGGCATAGTAGGGGGTACACATATAGTATATCTCCACAGGACCGACCAATGGCTTGAGGTACATCAGAGATTGGATGAAATAGAGATTAATTTTTTGGATGCAAGGAGAGAGGAGAAAAACTGGCTTTTGTTTGGAGAAGATCGGTTTTCTCCGGGAAAAGAGACCTCCATGGAAAGGTTCAGAGATGCTATAGCCAGAATCAAAGAGGCAGGGAAGGGTGAAGGTAGACTTATAAGTGCACTGGATGATCACATAGCCGTATTTGAAAAGATAGTCGCCACTGGCAGACCAAGCCAGGAACAGATGATTGAACTGAGGAAAAAGGCAAGGAAAGTACATGCCATCATGGAGGAATTTAGGGCAGAGACAGACAGGCTTATAAGCTCATCTCATAGAAAAGACTTCATGATTACTATCGCAGTATTCATCGCTGGCATTATTACCCTTATATTCCTGGGAAGACGCCTTTCTGCCGGCATAGTAACACCCATAAGTCATTTAAAGGACTTTGCCGGGGCAGTGGCTCAGGGAAACCTGGATTATGAAGTAAAGATGTCATCACCTGATGAGATCGGGGACCTGGCTGCTTCTTTAGATGATATGAGGAAAAAGCTGAAAGCGAACAGGGAAGAACTCATTAAAACGGAAAGGCTGGCTACCATAGGGCAATTGGCCGCCCACGTAGGGTACGAGCTGAGAAACCCCCTGTCGGTAATCAAATCCTCGGTTTACTACCTCAACATGAAGCTTAGGGATCCTGAAGAGAAGGTTATAGAACACCTCCAAAGGATAGAAAGACAGATAAGTCTGTCTGACAAGATCATATCAGACCTCCTGGACTTTTCTCGTATGAGGACTCCCGTCCTGGTGGAGGTTCTGGTCAGCGATATTATTGATGATGTGTTATCCAACATTGCAGTGCCTGAAGGAATAGAAATAGTTAAGGACATGAAAAGCACCCTGCCTGCAATTAAGGCGGATAAGGATCAACTCCGGTTGGTATTCATAAATATGGTTACAAATGCCGTTGAGGCAATGTCCGGGGGAGGAAGGCTGCATATCAAAACCGGAGAGAAAGACGGTTTCCAGGAGATAGAGTTCAAAGACACTGGTTGTGGGGTCTCCAGGGAAGACAAGAGCAATATCTTTGCCCCCCTCTTTTCCAGTAAGCCCGCTGGCATCGGTCTTGGACTCACCCTTTGCAAGTCTCTGGTGGAAGGGCATGGTGGTACAATTGAGGTTGAAAGTGAAGTTGGTAAAGGAACCGCCTTTTCTATAAGATTACCCATAGGTTAG
- the lpdA gene encoding dihydrolipoyl dehydrogenase, which produces MGKEKIVIIGSGPGGYVGAIRASQLGAEVTVIEKDAIGGTCLNHGCIPTKAILASAELFTSIKEAGEFGVYVNEVRADLGKIMERKGRVVEGLGNGIHGIFKKRGIRFVRGTATLISPTKIRVESPSGAEDIDATKIVIATGSKPAMLPLLNSEHPSVLTSTQALKLDKLPKSVLIIGGGAIGLEFACFFNALGVKVTLVEMMDQILPREDKRISRQMTQILRKRGIKILVKTRVKDVLSYKDEGITCLLGNGDEIAGDKLLISIGRIPNSKGIGLEYLGVNLDEKGNILVNDRMETNIRGIYAVGDVTGGILLAHVAYAEGIAAVENAMGIDSKIDYSVIPRCAYTSPEIASVGLTADDARASGVEVKTGWFPFSASGKAMAMGQAVGSVQLVVEKGTEKIVGGQIIGPLATELIHEIALTIKLGITAKELSATIHAHPTLFESVMEAAHSVYGKAIHVF; this is translated from the coding sequence TTGGGCAAGGAAAAGATCGTTATTATCGGTTCTGGACCTGGTGGTTATGTAGGGGCAATAAGGGCTTCACAGTTAGGTGCTGAGGTTACTGTTATAGAAAAGGATGCTATCGGAGGTACCTGTCTCAACCATGGTTGTATCCCTACCAAGGCCATTCTTGCATCCGCTGAACTCTTTACCTCTATAAAGGAAGCAGGAGAGTTTGGGGTTTATGTTAACGAAGTTCGTGCTGATCTCGGAAAGATTATGGAACGGAAGGGTCGTGTTGTCGAAGGCCTGGGCAATGGTATACACGGGATATTCAAGAAAAGGGGTATCAGATTTGTCAGGGGTACTGCAACTTTAATCTCACCAACAAAGATCAGGGTGGAATCCCCTTCTGGTGCTGAAGATATAGATGCCACAAAGATCGTAATAGCGACCGGCTCTAAACCAGCAATGCTGCCTCTCCTAAATTCTGAGCACCCCTCCGTTTTAACGAGTACCCAGGCACTAAAACTGGATAAACTACCCAAAAGTGTCCTTATTATTGGAGGAGGGGCAATTGGGTTAGAGTTTGCCTGTTTCTTCAATGCCTTAGGCGTAAAGGTCACCCTGGTTGAGATGATGGATCAGATACTGCCCAGAGAGGATAAAAGGATTTCGAGGCAGATGACACAAATTCTGAGAAAAAGGGGAATTAAGATCCTTGTGAAGACCAGAGTAAAGGATGTGCTCTCTTACAAAGATGAAGGCATTACCTGTCTTTTGGGCAACGGTGATGAGATTGCAGGTGATAAGCTCCTTATTTCCATCGGAAGGATCCCCAACTCAAAAGGCATTGGATTAGAGTATCTGGGAGTTAATCTCGATGAAAAAGGGAATATATTGGTGAATGACAGGATGGAGACAAATATCAGGGGTATTTATGCCGTTGGGGATGTTACCGGAGGGATACTCCTTGCCCATGTGGCATATGCTGAGGGTATTGCAGCAGTTGAGAATGCCATGGGGATAGACTCTAAAATTGATTATTCTGTTATCCCCCGTTGCGCTTATACTTCCCCTGAGATAGCCAGTGTTGGTCTGACAGCAGATGATGCACGGGCATCAGGGGTAGAGGTTAAGACAGGGTGGTTTCCCTTTTCAGCATCCGGTAAAGCCATGGCCATGGGGCAGGCTGTTGGTTCGGTCCAGCTGGTGGTGGAAAAGGGGACAGAAAAGATTGTGGGTGGTCAGATCATAGGCCCCCTTGCAACGGAATTGATCCATGAGATTGCTTTGACTATCAAACTGGGAATAACAGCTAAAGAATTGAGTGCCACTATCCATGCCCACCCTACGCTGTTCGAGAGCGTGATGGAAGCTGCCCATAGTGTATACGGAAAGGCAATACATGTATTTTAA